Proteins from a single region of Undibacterium sp. KW1:
- a CDS encoding glycine zipper 2TM domain-containing protein, which translates to MTFTKFSMAASVLAFSASALVPAAQAADFDDYARVVSVTPQVEQVNVPRQECRTEYETSQRNYPRQQQAERSNGGAIIGGLAGGLLGSQVGGGNGRIAAAAVGAVTGAIVGDRVENNGNNGNNYNNQPVYESRPVRQCRNIDSWETRTNGYAVTYEYHNRTYTSVMPYDPGSRLRIHVSLTPRP; encoded by the coding sequence ATGACATTCACAAAATTCTCCATGGCTGCATCCGTACTGGCATTTTCTGCCAGCGCTCTGGTTCCTGCTGCACAGGCTGCCGACTTTGATGATTATGCCCGCGTCGTTAGCGTCACTCCACAAGTGGAGCAAGTCAATGTGCCGCGTCAGGAATGCCGTACCGAGTATGAAACCAGCCAGCGCAACTATCCTCGTCAGCAACAGGCCGAGCGCAGCAATGGCGGCGCCATCATAGGCGGCCTGGCCGGTGGTTTGCTGGGTAGCCAGGTTGGCGGCGGCAATGGCCGTATTGCTGCGGCTGCCGTCGGTGCCGTAACTGGTGCCATTGTTGGTGATCGAGTTGAAAATAATGGCAACAATGGCAACAATTACAATAACCAGCCTGTTTATGAAAGCCGCCCTGTACGCCAGTGCCGCAATATTGATAGTTGGGAAACCCGTACCAATGGCTATGCCGTGACCTATGAGTACCATAACCGTACTTATACTTCTGTAATGCCTTATGACCCGGGTTCACGCCTGCGTATCCATGTGTCTTTGACGCCACGTCCTTGA
- a CDS encoding sensor domain-containing diguanylate cyclase codes for MLKKYGLLVWLSLILIAGFVSTTVASFVVSRDAIQQGISEQTLPITGDNVYSEIQKDILRPVFVSSQMAHDTFLRDWIINGEEDKDLIVKYLKEIKQKNHAISSFLVSDQSHNYYHADGVLKTISDTEPRDQWFFRVRGLKSDYETNVDADMANRDTMTIFINYRILDYSGKFIGATGIGMTLDTMKTLIDSYQTRFRRNIFFVDQKGNIALAGNNMKKVRNNLSNMPGLGSLAPQILANRKSESQHLEYKNENETILVNARFIPELGWHLLVEQEMGAEIKPLQNVFLINIAISAGITLVILVILLLTVRRYQKRLEKSASTDTLTNLLNRQAFDFVFQQALLDSERSRQPMCVVLLDIDFFKKVNDKQGHLVGDHVLKEIALISKRSLRESDIICRWGGEEFLILLKNCTLEKATSIAENLRNTIANNDFSRTTDLTRTRLSITVSMGVAECKDKESETSVFERADLALYQAKENGRNSVYFSE; via the coding sequence ATGTTAAAAAAATACGGTCTGCTGGTCTGGCTGTCCCTGATCCTGATTGCAGGTTTTGTTTCCACGACCGTGGCATCTTTTGTTGTTTCCCGCGATGCCATACAACAAGGCATCTCCGAGCAAACCCTGCCCATCACTGGTGACAATGTTTATTCTGAAATCCAGAAAGATATCTTGCGCCCTGTTTTTGTCTCTTCGCAAATGGCGCATGACACTTTCTTGCGGGACTGGATCATCAATGGTGAAGAAGACAAGGACCTGATCGTCAAATACCTGAAAGAAATCAAGCAAAAGAACCATGCGATTTCCAGCTTCCTGGTATCAGACCAGAGCCACAATTACTATCATGCCGACGGTGTACTGAAGACCATCAGCGATACCGAGCCACGTGACCAATGGTTTTTTCGCGTCCGAGGCCTGAAAAGCGATTATGAAACCAATGTCGACGCCGACATGGCCAATCGCGACACCATGACCATTTTCATCAATTACCGCATCCTCGATTATTCTGGCAAATTCATCGGTGCCACCGGTATAGGCATGACACTGGACACCATGAAAACCCTGATAGACAGCTATCAGACACGTTTCCGCAGGAATATTTTCTTTGTCGATCAGAAAGGCAATATCGCCCTGGCTGGCAATAATATGAAAAAGGTGCGCAACAACCTCAGCAATATGCCCGGCCTGGGCAGTTTGGCACCGCAAATCCTGGCGAATCGCAAGAGTGAATCCCAGCACCTTGAATACAAGAACGAGAATGAAACCATACTCGTCAACGCACGCTTCATCCCTGAGCTGGGCTGGCATTTGCTGGTAGAACAGGAAATGGGTGCAGAAATCAAACCCCTACAAAATGTATTCCTGATCAACATCGCCATCAGCGCTGGCATCACCCTGGTGATATTGGTGATCTTGCTGCTGACAGTCAGGCGTTATCAAAAGCGTCTGGAAAAATCTGCATCGACCGACACCCTGACCAATTTGCTGAACCGCCAGGCCTTTGACTTTGTTTTCCAGCAAGCCCTGCTTGATAGCGAACGCTCGCGCCAGCCCATGTGTGTGGTTTTGCTGGATATTGATTTCTTCAAAAAAGTGAATGACAAGCAGGGCCATCTGGTAGGTGACCATGTGCTCAAGGAAATCGCGCTGATCTCCAAGCGCTCGCTACGCGAAAGCGACATCATCTGTCGTTGGGGCGGTGAAGAATTTTTGATCTTGCTGAAAAACTGCACGCTGGAAAAAGCCACTTCAATCGCCGAGAACCTGCGCAATACCATTGCCAATAATGATTTCTCGCGCACCACGGACCTGACACGCACCCGTTTGTCGATTACCGTCAGCATGGGCGTTGCCGAATGCAAGGACAAGGAAAGTGAAACCAGCGTATTTGAAAGGGCAGACCTGGCGCTGTACCAGGCCAAGGAAAATGGCCGTAACAGCGTTTATTTTTCTGAGTGA